A single Comamonas sp. NLF-1-9 DNA region contains:
- a CDS encoding fumarylacetoacetate hydrolase family protein, which produces MKHARIAWGGAIHEAIEAGGALELRTPALRGRRLSFDEVVWLPPLAPTPRARTILALGLNYADHARELAFKPPEEPLAFAKGSGSLTGHRGFTLRPEGVRHMHYECELAVVIGREARKVRKDDAYDFIAGYTVANDYAIRDYLENWYRPNLRVKNRDTCTPIGPWLVDAGDVPDPMALRLSTHVDGQLTQQGSTADMVFDVPTLVEHFTSFMTLYPGDLILTGTPDGVVDCPVGSQVVCSIEGLGSLENTIVGKNPIQPIPVKR; this is translated from the coding sequence ATGAAACACGCACGCATCGCCTGGGGCGGCGCCATCCACGAGGCCATCGAAGCCGGCGGCGCGCTGGAGCTGCGCACCCCGGCCCTGCGCGGGCGGCGCCTGTCCTTTGACGAGGTGGTCTGGCTGCCGCCGCTGGCGCCCACGCCGCGCGCGCGCACCATCCTCGCGCTGGGGCTCAACTACGCCGACCATGCGCGTGAACTCGCGTTCAAGCCGCCCGAAGAACCGCTTGCTTTTGCCAAGGGCAGCGGCTCGCTCACCGGCCACCGCGGCTTCACGCTGCGCCCCGAGGGCGTGCGCCACATGCACTACGAATGCGAGCTGGCGGTGGTGATCGGGCGCGAGGCGCGCAAGGTGCGCAAGGACGACGCCTACGACTTCATCGCCGGCTACACCGTGGCCAACGACTACGCGATCCGCGACTACCTGGAAAACTGGTACCGGCCCAATCTGCGCGTGAAGAACCGCGACACCTGCACGCCCATAGGCCCCTGGCTGGTGGACGCGGGCGACGTGCCCGACCCGATGGCGCTGCGCCTGAGCACGCACGTGGACGGACAGCTCACGCAGCAGGGCAGCACCGCGGACATGGTGTTCGACGTGCCCACGCTGGTGGAACATTTCACCAGCTTCATGACCCTGTACCCGGGCGACCTGATCCTCACCGGCACGCCCGACGGCGTGGTCGACTGCCCGGTAGGCAGCCAGGTGGTGTGCAGCATCGAAGGCCTGGGCAGCCTGGAAAACACGATTGTCGGCAAAAACCCGATCCAACCCATACCAGTCAAGCGGTAA
- a CDS encoding fumarylacetoacetate hydrolase family protein, with protein MKAKLAWQPRGTVYGALLNLRREFEQWAPQMHEAPYKAPPSAPVLYVKTANTFAADGAAIPVPGPVRVGATLGLIAGAAGEPTHAVLLDDLCLPHESYFRPPIRYRNRDGFLVCAPQSTPLAQLTLQTLQIAVRINGALVQSVDLATLVRPALDLWAEVSAFMTLQPGDVLMLGSDCLPDGKPLLAAAGEHIELSAPGLAPLAHALVEEHA; from the coding sequence ATGAAAGCCAAACTGGCCTGGCAGCCACGGGGCACGGTCTATGGCGCCTTGCTGAACCTGCGCCGTGAATTCGAGCAATGGGCGCCGCAGATGCACGAGGCGCCCTACAAGGCGCCGCCCTCAGCCCCGGTGCTCTACGTGAAGACCGCCAACACCTTCGCGGCGGACGGCGCGGCCATCCCCGTGCCCGGCCCGGTGCGTGTGGGCGCAACCCTGGGGCTGATTGCCGGGGCCGCGGGCGAGCCGACGCACGCCGTGCTGCTGGACGACTTGTGTCTGCCGCACGAGAGCTACTTCCGCCCGCCGATCCGCTACCGCAACCGCGACGGCTTTCTGGTCTGCGCGCCGCAGAGCACGCCGCTGGCGCAGCTGACGCTGCAGACGCTGCAGATCGCGGTGCGCATCAACGGCGCGCTGGTGCAGAGCGTGGACCTGGCGACGCTGGTGCGCCCGGCGCTCGACCTCTGGGCCGAGGTGTCGGCCTTCATGACGCTGCAGCCCGGCGACGTGCTGATGCTGGGCAGCGACTGCCTGCCCGACGGCAAGCCGCTGCTGGCAGCGGCGGGCGAGCACATCGAGCTCAGCGCGCCGGGCCTGGCGCCGCTGGCGCACGCACTGGTGGAGGAGCACGCATGA
- a CDS encoding ABC transporter ATP-binding protein, whose amino-acid sequence MTAKALLQLKDFSVSYGPVEAVHQVELTVNEGEIVTVIGPNGAGKSTLLNAAMGLLPSRGELRFEGALVPRPSVEAMVAHGVGLVPEKRELFGEMSVQDNLLLGGFARWRRGQRDQSERMQEVFALFPRLHERSAQLAATLSGGERQMLAIGRALMARPRLLMLDEPSLGLAPLIVREVLKIVSSLRGMGVSVLLVEQNARAALQVADRGYVLEMGAVALSGPARSLMSDPRVIETYLGAGKGRAPQAAQSAAAAAAPAGTSES is encoded by the coding sequence ATGACAGCCAAGGCCTTGCTGCAACTGAAGGACTTTTCGGTTTCCTACGGACCGGTGGAGGCGGTGCACCAGGTGGAGCTCACGGTCAACGAGGGCGAGATCGTCACCGTGATCGGCCCCAATGGCGCGGGCAAATCCACGCTGCTGAACGCGGCCATGGGGCTGCTGCCCTCGCGCGGCGAGCTGCGCTTTGAAGGTGCGCTGGTGCCGCGCCCCTCGGTCGAGGCCATGGTGGCGCACGGCGTCGGGCTGGTGCCGGAAAAGCGCGAGCTGTTCGGCGAGATGTCGGTGCAAGACAACCTGCTGCTGGGCGGTTTTGCCCGCTGGCGCCGCGGTCAGCGCGACCAGAGCGAGCGCATGCAGGAGGTGTTTGCGCTGTTTCCGCGCCTGCACGAGCGCAGCGCCCAGCTCGCGGCCACGCTCTCGGGCGGCGAGCGCCAGATGCTGGCCATCGGCCGCGCGCTGATGGCGCGACCGCGCCTGCTGATGCTCGACGAGCCGTCGCTCGGCCTGGCACCGCTCATCGTGCGCGAGGTGCTCAAGATCGTCTCCTCGCTGCGCGGCATGGGGGTGTCGGTGCTGCTGGTCGAGCAGAACGCGCGCGCCGCGCTGCAGGTGGCCGACCGCGGCTACGTGCTGGAAATGGGCGCGGTCGCGCTCAGCGGCCCGGCGCGCAGCCTGATGAGCGACCCGCGCGTGATCGAAACCTATCTTGGCGCGGGCAAGGGCCGCGCGCCGCAAGCCGCGCAGAGCGCCGCCGCCGCCGCAGCGCCTGCGGGCACATCGGAGTCGTGA
- a CDS encoding ATP-binding cassette domain-containing protein, producing MSSRHWTWLAIALLAIAWPLLSPFTITLLNYIGLYALVAVGLVLLTGVGGITSFGQAAFVGLGAYATAWVCTSPLAAQALSGLSPGLLPWLGLLLGLLVTGVIAWVLGAVTLPLSGHFLALGTLAWGLSLYYLFGNIEGLGGFTGIAGVQPLSIAGLELASPRLMGIVIWAVLLLAIWAMHNLLDSREGRAIRALKSGRVMAESMGVDTSRQRMKLFLLAALLAAISGWLYTHLQRFVNPTPFNLEIGIEYLFMAVVGGSGHLWGAVLGATLITLLKEQLQDWLPKLLGTSGNFEAIVFGLLMILLLQRAADGLWPLITARVGRWVKPAPVRAARTTQAALGRRKLPPLGQVVLRAEQVTKRFAGLVANDAVDLEVKAGEVHALIGPNGAGKSTFFNMISGVDDPSAGQVALLGQPMTGKPARAFAALGMGRTFQHVRLLGQRTVLENVALGAHLRGRRGWLSAMLQTDRHEEAALLAEARKQIERCGLQSYIDTPAASLPLGQQRIVEIARALAGQPSILLLDEPAAGLRHLEKQALVQLLMQLRAEGLAVLVVEHDMEFVMNLADRITVLEFGRVIALGTPDEVQANPRVMQAYLGVEDIEGDAA from the coding sequence ATGAGTTCGCGTCACTGGACCTGGCTTGCCATCGCGCTGCTCGCGATCGCCTGGCCGCTGCTGTCGCCGTTCACCATCACGCTGCTCAACTACATCGGGCTGTACGCGCTGGTCGCCGTCGGCCTGGTACTGCTGACCGGCGTGGGTGGCATCACCTCCTTCGGTCAGGCCGCTTTCGTCGGGCTCGGCGCCTATGCCACTGCCTGGGTCTGCACCTCGCCGCTGGCGGCGCAGGCGCTGTCGGGCCTGTCCCCGGGGCTGCTGCCCTGGCTCGGGCTGCTGCTGGGCCTGCTCGTGACCGGCGTGATCGCCTGGGTACTCGGCGCGGTCACCTTGCCGCTGTCGGGGCATTTTCTGGCGCTGGGCACGCTGGCCTGGGGACTGAGCCTGTACTACCTGTTCGGCAACATCGAAGGCCTGGGCGGTTTCACCGGCATCGCCGGCGTGCAGCCGTTGTCGATCGCGGGGCTGGAGCTGGCTTCGCCGCGCCTCATGGGCATCGTCATCTGGGCGGTGCTGCTGCTGGCGATCTGGGCGATGCACAACCTGCTCGATTCGCGCGAGGGACGGGCGATACGCGCGCTCAAGAGCGGGCGTGTGATGGCCGAATCCATGGGTGTCGATACCTCGCGCCAGCGCATGAAGCTGTTCCTGCTGGCGGCGCTGCTGGCGGCGATCTCGGGCTGGCTCTACACCCATTTGCAGCGCTTCGTGAACCCGACGCCGTTCAATCTGGAAATCGGCATCGAATACCTGTTCATGGCGGTGGTGGGCGGCTCGGGGCATCTCTGGGGTGCGGTGCTTGGCGCGACCCTGATCACCCTGCTCAAGGAGCAGCTGCAGGACTGGCTGCCCAAGCTGCTGGGCACCAGCGGCAACTTCGAGGCGATCGTCTTCGGTCTCTTGATGATTCTGCTGCTGCAGCGCGCGGCCGACGGCTTGTGGCCCCTGATCACCGCCCGCGTGGGGCGCTGGGTCAAGCCGGCGCCGGTGCGCGCCGCGCGCACGACGCAGGCGGCGCTGGGCCGGCGCAAGCTGCCGCCCCTGGGCCAGGTGGTGCTGCGCGCCGAGCAGGTGACCAAGCGCTTTGCCGGCCTGGTGGCCAACGACGCGGTGGACCTGGAAGTCAAGGCCGGCGAAGTGCATGCGCTGATCGGGCCCAACGGCGCAGGCAAGAGCACCTTCTTCAACATGATTTCCGGCGTGGACGACCCGAGCGCCGGCCAGGTGGCGCTGCTCGGCCAGCCCATGACGGGCAAGCCGGCGCGCGCGTTTGCCGCGCTGGGCATGGGGCGCACCTTCCAGCACGTGCGCCTGCTCGGACAGCGCACGGTGCTGGAGAACGTGGCACTGGGCGCGCACCTGCGCGGGCGCCGCGGCTGGCTGTCGGCCATGCTGCAGACCGACCGCCACGAAGAGGCGGCGCTGCTGGCCGAGGCGCGCAAGCAGATCGAGCGCTGCGGGCTGCAGAGCTACATCGACACGCCGGCGGCATCGCTGCCGCTGGGCCAGCAGCGCATCGTGGAGATCGCGCGCGCACTGGCGGGCCAGCCCTCGATCCTGCTGCTCGACGAGCCGGCCGCGGGCTTGCGCCATCTGGAGAAGCAGGCGCTGGTGCAGCTGCTCATGCAACTGCGCGCCGAGGGCCTGGCGGTGCTCGTGGTCGAGCACGACATGGAGTTCGTGATGAATCTGGCCGACCGCATCACGGTGCTGGAGTTCGGCCGCGTGATCGCGCTGGGCACCCCGGACGAGGTGCAGGCCAACCCGCGCGTGATGCAGGCCTATCTGGGCGTGGAAGACATCGAAGGAGATGCGGCATGA
- a CDS encoding branched-chain amino acid ABC transporter permease has product MDLQIALMLGQDGMVNGAIYALMALALVLVFSVTRVILIAQGEFVTYAALSMAVVQAGGRPAIVWLLLALALLTLVMEAWRHRQGLRVDWKATLVWTVLLPAIALALVFGFKPQTAWMQAAVVIALIVPMGPLLYRLVFRPLAHASVLFLLIVSVALHLVMAGLGLYFFGAEGSRTNAVWDASWDLGGVPVSGQSLVVVCAATVLLVAMYLFFERSIIGKALRATAINRVGARLMGVPTDLSGDVCFALAALIGVVSGILISPVTTIYYDTGFLIGLKGFVAAIIGGLTAYPAAVAGAVLVGQLESFSSFWASAYKEVIVFTLIIPVLWWRSLNTRHVEDEE; this is encoded by the coding sequence ATGGATCTGCAGATAGCTTTGATGTTGGGGCAGGATGGCATGGTCAACGGCGCCATCTACGCCCTGATGGCACTGGCCCTGGTGCTGGTGTTTTCGGTGACACGCGTCATCCTGATTGCGCAGGGCGAGTTCGTCACCTATGCGGCGCTGTCGATGGCGGTCGTCCAGGCGGGCGGGCGGCCGGCCATCGTCTGGCTGCTGCTGGCGCTGGCGCTGCTGACCCTGGTGATGGAGGCCTGGCGCCACCGCCAGGGCCTGCGCGTGGACTGGAAGGCGACCCTGGTCTGGACCGTGCTGCTGCCGGCGATTGCGCTGGCACTGGTCTTCGGCTTCAAGCCGCAGACGGCCTGGATGCAGGCCGCGGTGGTGATCGCGCTGATCGTGCCCATGGGCCCGCTGCTCTACCGCCTGGTGTTTCGGCCGCTGGCGCATGCCAGCGTGCTCTTTCTGCTCATCGTCTCCGTGGCGCTGCACCTGGTGATGGCGGGCCTGGGGCTGTACTTCTTTGGCGCCGAGGGCTCGCGCACCAACGCCGTCTGGGATGCTTCCTGGGATCTGGGCGGCGTGCCGGTCAGCGGCCAGTCTCTCGTGGTGGTGTGCGCGGCCACGGTGTTGCTGGTGGCCATGTATCTGTTCTTCGAGCGCTCGATCATCGGCAAGGCCTTGCGCGCCACCGCCATCAACCGAGTCGGCGCGCGCCTCATGGGCGTGCCGACCGACCTTTCCGGCGACGTCTGCTTTGCCCTGGCGGCCTTGATCGGCGTGGTCTCGGGCATCCTGATCTCGCCGGTCACGACGATTTACTACGACACCGGCTTCCTGATCGGGCTCAAGGGCTTCGTCGCGGCCATCATCGGCGGGCTCACAGCCTACCCCGCGGCCGTGGCCGGCGCGGTGCTGGTGGGGCAGCTCGAATCGTTTTCCTCGTTCTGGGCCAGCGCCTACAAGGAGGTGATCGTCTTCACGCTGATCATTCCAGTGTTGTGGTGGCGCTCGCTCAACACCCGCCATGTGGAGGACGAGGAATGA
- a CDS encoding NADPH-dependent F420 reductase, protein MTSISIIGRGKMGSAIAGLAQRAGAQIQLVNRSATPADDRPNTTHAVLGEDLTGDIVVLAVPHGAYPGILKHYRDRLGGKVVIDISNPMDFSTYEQPEELRNTSTALELAKELPEDVAVLKAFNVNLADTLKTRTNGMTATTVLFAGDDAAGKLALTELLLAAGLRAVDVGPLPRSVQLEAMGYLQIVLASSGKTRFESGFSLLP, encoded by the coding sequence ATGACATCGATAAGCATCATTGGCAGAGGCAAGATGGGTTCGGCCATCGCCGGGCTCGCACAACGCGCCGGAGCGCAGATACAACTCGTCAACCGCAGCGCCACGCCGGCCGACGACCGCCCCAACACCACCCACGCGGTGCTGGGCGAAGACTTGACCGGGGACATCGTCGTACTCGCGGTGCCGCACGGCGCCTACCCAGGCATCCTCAAGCACTACCGCGATCGGCTCGGTGGCAAGGTCGTCATCGACATCAGCAACCCGATGGATTTCTCCACCTACGAGCAGCCCGAGGAGTTGCGCAACACCTCCACCGCGCTGGAGCTGGCCAAAGAGTTGCCCGAAGACGTGGCGGTGCTCAAGGCCTTCAACGTGAACCTGGCTGACACGCTCAAGACCCGCACCAACGGCATGACCGCGACGACGGTGCTGTTCGCCGGGGACGATGCCGCCGGCAAGCTCGCGCTCACCGAGCTGCTGCTGGCCGCAGGCTTGCGCGCCGTGGACGTCGGACCGCTGCCGCGCTCTGTGCAGCTCGAGGCCATGGGTTATCTGCAGATCGTGCTGGCTTCGTCGGGCAAGACGCGCTTCGAATCGGGCTTCAGCCTGCTGCCATGA
- a CDS encoding FAD-dependent monooxygenase: MLSQDTRIAIVGGGLAGLTAAVALQKIAGVRATVFEQSNKHDEVGAGVTVAPNGARMLDKLGLFEPIRDAGATPDGHGLYLDALGNVVTDAAWEDSAKKYQNVGIYRPDLIDILAGAVDPDMIRLHHRASSVELLDKGVRVHFTNGEQEDFDAVIGADGIRSVVRAAVGQQRGFVYSGFIAYRGVIDAADLPKDWNRISQTWMGNDRHLMTYPLQQHKLYNYVACVPDNRPLHGPWSGPAQVSELHAEFERQKWDPRVHEFLSHVKETFWWGLFDIDPLTNWSRGPIALLGDAAHGMIPHQGQGVNQAFEDCLTLAYFLKEADSVSDIALAFRRYTAVRMQRATILQVGSRRAGWMFDSQFQFTDTEKRDVDITSGRDFRRAAVFDYDALKVAEKALKRFKKL; encoded by the coding sequence ATGCTTAGTCAAGATACCAGGATTGCAATCGTGGGCGGCGGCCTCGCCGGGCTCACGGCTGCGGTCGCCTTGCAGAAGATCGCCGGTGTCCGTGCCACTGTGTTCGAGCAATCGAACAAGCACGACGAGGTCGGCGCCGGAGTGACGGTGGCGCCCAACGGTGCGCGCATGCTCGACAAGCTGGGCTTGTTCGAACCCATCCGCGACGCCGGTGCCACGCCCGACGGGCACGGGCTCTACCTCGATGCGCTGGGCAACGTGGTGACCGACGCCGCCTGGGAAGACAGCGCGAAGAAGTACCAGAACGTCGGCATCTACAGACCCGACCTGATCGACATCCTTGCCGGCGCGGTGGACCCCGACATGATCCGGCTGCACCACCGGGCGAGTTCGGTCGAGCTGCTGGACAAGGGCGTGCGCGTGCATTTCACCAATGGGGAGCAGGAAGACTTCGACGCCGTCATCGGTGCCGACGGCATCCGTTCGGTGGTGCGCGCGGCGGTGGGGCAGCAGCGCGGCTTCGTCTATTCCGGCTTCATCGCCTACCGCGGGGTGATCGACGCGGCAGATCTGCCCAAGGACTGGAACCGGATCAGCCAGACCTGGATGGGCAACGACCGCCATCTGATGACTTACCCGCTGCAGCAGCACAAGCTCTACAACTACGTCGCCTGCGTGCCCGACAACCGGCCGCTGCACGGCCCCTGGTCCGGCCCCGCGCAGGTGTCGGAGTTGCACGCCGAGTTCGAACGCCAGAAATGGGATCCGCGGGTGCATGAATTCCTCTCGCACGTCAAGGAAACCTTCTGGTGGGGGCTGTTTGACATCGACCCCCTGACCAACTGGTCGCGCGGGCCGATCGCGCTGCTCGGCGACGCGGCCCACGGCATGATTCCGCACCAGGGCCAGGGCGTGAACCAGGCCTTCGAGGACTGCCTCACGCTGGCCTACTTCCTCAAGGAAGCGGACAGCGTCAGCGACATTGCGCTCGCTTTCAGGCGCTACACCGCCGTGCGCATGCAGCGCGCAACCATCCTGCAGGTGGGTTCGCGCCGGGCCGGCTGGATGTTTGACTCGCAGTTCCAGTTCACCGATACCGAAAAGCGCGATGTCGACATCACCTCGGGGCGCGATTTCCGCCGCGCTGCGGTGTTCGACTACGACGCACTCAAGGTTGCCGAGAAGGCGCTCAAGCGGTTCAAGAAGCTTTGA
- a CDS encoding LysR family transcriptional regulator: MNWNDCEMFCHVVEHGGFSAAAHYLGHPKSSISSAVQRLEQELDTRLLERTTRSVRTTEAGEILYKRSAHLFTNLHEACNEALSSRREVAGTLRIAAPYEFGAHHLGPVAGRVMETFPHLQLQIDVEHRQINPHVEPYDIVFAMLEHQLPSSSIVIRRMFSLERGLFTSPVLLQKMGQPLHPADLKSWPLVVSSADTEWTFTDQDGVDHGVPIQNPRVISANADFRLQAATNSFGITRVTATFCAPAVARGELVRVRLPGYTCEPLRIYALLPGKRMVPEKVRYFLEALAAYSRSLR; encoded by the coding sequence ATGAACTGGAACGATTGCGAAATGTTCTGCCATGTTGTAGAGCACGGCGGCTTCTCGGCGGCGGCGCACTATCTCGGGCACCCCAAATCGAGCATCAGCAGCGCGGTGCAACGCCTGGAGCAGGAGCTCGATACGCGGCTGCTCGAGCGCACCACGCGCAGCGTGCGCACCACCGAGGCCGGCGAGATCCTCTACAAGCGCTCCGCCCATCTGTTCACCAATCTGCACGAAGCCTGCAACGAGGCGCTGTCCAGCCGGCGCGAAGTGGCGGGCACGCTGCGCATCGCCGCGCCCTACGAGTTCGGCGCCCACCATCTCGGGCCGGTGGCCGGTCGGGTGATGGAAACCTTTCCGCACCTGCAGCTGCAGATCGACGTGGAACACCGCCAGATCAATCCGCACGTCGAGCCCTACGACATCGTTTTCGCCATGCTCGAGCACCAGCTGCCCTCGTCGAGCATCGTGATACGGCGCATGTTTTCCCTTGAGCGCGGCCTGTTCACCTCGCCGGTGCTGCTGCAGAAGATGGGACAGCCCCTGCACCCTGCGGACCTCAAGTCCTGGCCGCTGGTGGTGAGCAGCGCAGACACGGAATGGACCTTCACCGACCAGGACGGCGTGGACCATGGCGTGCCGATCCAGAACCCGCGCGTGATCAGCGCCAACGCCGACTTTCGCCTGCAGGCGGCGACCAACAGCTTCGGCATCACGCGTGTCACCGCGACCTTCTGCGCGCCGGCGGTCGCGCGCGGCGAACTGGTGCGCGTGCGCCTGCCCGGCTACACCTGCGAGCCGCTGCGCATCTATGCGCTGCTGCCCGGCAAGCGCATGGTGCCGGAGAAGGTGCGCTACTTTCTCGAAGCCCTGGCGGCGTATTCGCGCTCGCTGCGCTGA
- a CDS encoding ABC transporter substrate-binding protein, with amino-acid sequence MNCSKLYRAVFTLAALTLAAASAHSQIKIGVVLSTTGPAASLGIPEQKTVELFPKQIGGEAVQYIILDDASDPTGAVKATKKLVTEDGVHAVIGSTTTPSSLAMRDTLADAGVPQISVAAGRSIVYPMDDKRRWVFNTAPSTALMANAIARHMKEQGVKKAAYIGFDDAFGEDWSVNFAESAKANGIELVASERYSRAATSVTGQTLHIKAAKPDAVMIGASGTAAALPERSFNQIGYKGKLYQSGGVANPDFLRICGADCNGTIVAAAPGLVAPQLPENASFKAAAMRFADTYQAAHGPKTLTQFGANAWDSGVLLEQAIPVALKSAKPSDRKAFSAALRDALEGLKNVPAAGGVYTMTATDHNGLDEQGVVLVEIVNGDWKLMK; translated from the coding sequence ATGAATTGCAGCAAACTGTATCGGGCCGTCTTCACGTTGGCCGCCCTCACGCTCGCGGCGGCGAGCGCGCACAGCCAGATCAAGATCGGCGTCGTGCTGTCCACCACCGGCCCGGCCGCTTCGCTTGGCATTCCCGAGCAGAAGACGGTGGAGCTGTTCCCCAAGCAGATCGGCGGTGAAGCCGTGCAGTACATCATCCTCGATGACGCTTCCGACCCCACGGGCGCCGTCAAGGCAACCAAGAAGCTGGTGACCGAGGATGGCGTGCATGCCGTCATCGGCTCTACCACCACCCCGAGTTCGCTGGCCATGCGCGACACCCTGGCCGACGCCGGCGTGCCGCAGATCTCGGTGGCGGCCGGGCGCTCCATCGTGTACCCCATGGACGACAAGCGCCGCTGGGTGTTCAACACCGCCCCCTCGACCGCGCTGATGGCCAACGCCATCGCGCGCCACATGAAGGAGCAGGGCGTAAAGAAGGCGGCCTACATCGGCTTTGACGATGCCTTCGGCGAAGACTGGTCGGTCAACTTCGCCGAATCGGCCAAGGCCAACGGCATTGAGCTCGTCGCCTCGGAGCGCTACAGCCGCGCCGCCACCTCGGTGACCGGACAGACCCTGCACATCAAGGCCGCCAAGCCCGACGCGGTGATGATCGGCGCCTCGGGCACGGCCGCGGCGCTGCCCGAGCGCTCCTTCAACCAGATCGGCTACAAGGGCAAGCTCTACCAGAGCGGCGGCGTGGCCAACCCCGACTTCCTGCGCATCTGCGGCGCCGACTGCAACGGCACCATCGTCGCGGCGGCGCCGGGCCTGGTCGCACCGCAGCTGCCGGAGAACGCCAGCTTCAAGGCCGCGGCCATGCGCTTTGCCGACACCTACCAGGCGGCGCACGGCCCCAAGACGCTGACGCAGTTCGGCGCCAACGCCTGGGATTCGGGCGTGCTGCTGGAGCAAGCCATCCCGGTCGCGCTCAAGAGCGCCAAGCCAAGCGACCGCAAGGCCTTCAGCGCCGCGCTGCGTGATGCGCTCGAAGGCCTGAAGAACGTGCCTGCCGCGGGCGGCGTCTACACCATGACCGCCACCGACCACAACGGTCTTGACGAGCAGGGCGTGGTGCTGGTCGAGATCGTCAACGGCGACTGGAAGCTGATGAAGTAA
- a CDS encoding NAD-dependent succinate-semialdehyde dehydrogenase: protein MPSTVSSSSVSPLAQLADPSLLLTDGLINGRWVKGRQRFEVLDPATGHKLAEVADLGARETRAAIDAANAAWLPWRSKSAPERCAILMRWHALLIEHQEDLARLMTAEQGKPLAEARGEVAYGASFVQWFAEEAKRVSGQTLATYDANKRYLVLKQPIGVCAAITPWNFPLAMITRKVAPALAAGCTVVIKPAELTPLTALAAAELAQRAGFPPGVINVVTGTDAPAIGQALCESTVVRHLSFTGSTEVGRILMAQCAPTVKKLSLELGGNAPFIVFDDADLDSAVEGALASKYRNAGQTCVCANRLYVQDGVYEVFVRKLAARVKAMKVGNGFEEGVSVGPLIEPAALAKVDKHVKDALKKGARIVTGGKRLKGQFFEPTVLADASDKMLVAREETFGPLAPVFRFHTEQEAIAAANATEFGLASYFYARDVGRITRVSEQLEYGMVGINTGLISTEHVPFGGIKQSGLGREGSVHGMEEYLEIKYLCLADVQR, encoded by the coding sequence ATGCCATCTACCGTCTCTTCTTCTTCCGTCTCCCCGCTGGCGCAGCTCGCCGACCCCAGCCTCCTCCTCACCGACGGCCTGATCAATGGCCGCTGGGTCAAGGGCCGCCAGCGCTTTGAGGTACTCGATCCGGCCACCGGCCACAAGCTCGCCGAGGTGGCAGACCTGGGCGCCAGGGAGACGCGTGCGGCCATCGATGCGGCCAATGCCGCCTGGCTCCCCTGGCGCAGCAAGAGCGCGCCCGAGCGCTGTGCCATCCTCATGCGCTGGCATGCGCTGCTGATCGAGCACCAGGAAGACCTGGCACGCCTGATGACGGCCGAGCAGGGCAAGCCCCTGGCCGAGGCGCGCGGCGAGGTCGCCTATGGCGCCAGCTTCGTGCAGTGGTTTGCCGAGGAGGCCAAGCGCGTGAGTGGCCAGACGCTGGCTACCTACGATGCCAACAAGCGCTATCTGGTGCTCAAGCAGCCCATAGGGGTGTGCGCGGCGATCACGCCGTGGAATTTCCCGCTGGCGATGATCACGCGCAAGGTGGCGCCGGCGCTGGCTGCCGGCTGCACCGTGGTGATCAAGCCGGCCGAGCTCACGCCGCTCACGGCGCTGGCGGCGGCCGAGCTGGCCCAGCGCGCGGGCTTTCCCCCGGGGGTGATCAATGTGGTGACGGGCACGGATGCGCCGGCCATTGGCCAAGCGCTGTGCGAGAGCACCGTGGTGCGCCATCTGTCGTTTACGGGGTCTACCGAGGTCGGGCGCATCTTGATGGCGCAGTGCGCGCCCACGGTCAAGAAGCTGTCGCTGGAGCTGGGGGGCAATGCGCCTTTCATCGTGTTCGATGATGCCGATCTGGATTCGGCGGTAGAGGGGGCGCTGGCAAGCAAGTACCGCAATGCGGGTCAGACTTGCGTGTGTGCCAATCGGCTGTATGTGCAAGACGGTGTCTATGAGGTGTTTGTCAGGAAGCTGGCGGCGCGCGTGAAGGCGATGAAGGTGGGCAATGGCTTTGAGGAGGGGGTGAGTGTGGGGCCCTTGATCGAGCCGGCGGCGCTGGCCAAGGTGGACAAGCATGTGAAGGACGCGCTCAAGAAGGGCGCGCGCATTGTCACGGGGGGCAAGCGCCTGAAGGGGCAGTTTTTTGAGCCGACGGTGCTTGCCGATGCGTCGGACAAGATGCTGGTGGCGCGCGAGGAGACGTTCGGGCCGCTGGCGCCGGTGTTTCGCTTTCACACGGAGCAGGAGGCGATTGCCGCGGCCAATGCCACGGAGTTTGGCCTGGCGAGTTATTTCTACGCGCGCGATGTGGGGCGCATCACGCGCGTGAGCGAGCAGCTGGAGTACGGCATGGTGGGCATCAACACGGGACTGATCTCCACCGAGCATGTGCCCTTTGGCGGCATCAAGCAGTCGGGCCTGGGGCGCGAGGGTTCGGTGCACGGCATGGAGGAGTATCTGGAGATCAAGTACCTGTGCCTGGCGGATGTGCAGCGCTGA